ATGGCGTCCGGCAGTTCCGGCATCGCAGCTTTCACCTGTTCGATCCAGGTGTTGGAGATGACCAGCGGCGGCAAGTCCGGGTCGGGGAAGTAGCGGTAGTCCTGCGCGTCTTCCTTGCTGCGCATTTCGCGCGTTTCCTTGCGGTCCGGGTCGTACAGGCGCGTCGCTTGCACGACCTTGCCGCCGTCTTCGATCAGCTCGATCTGGCGGCGCACTTCGACGTGCACGGCTTCCTCGATGAAGCGGAACGAGTTCAGGTTCTTGATTTCGCAGCGGGTGCCGAATTCAAGCTGTCCTTTCGGGCGGACGGACACGTTGATGTCGCAGCGGAACGAGCCTTCCTGCATATTGCCGTCGCATACACCGAGCCACATCACCAGCGAGTGCAGGGCCTTGCAGTAGGCCACCGCTTCGGCGGCGCTGCGGATTTCCGGTTCCGAGACGATTTCCAGCAGCGGCGTGCCGGCGCGGTTCAGGTCGATGCCGGACATGCCGGCGTAATCTTCGTGCAGCGATTTGCCGGCGTCTTCTTCGAGGTGGGCGCGCGTGAGGTTGACGGTCCTGGTGACGAACTGGCCGTCCTTTTCGTAGCCGAACGTGACCGCGCCGCCGATGACCACCGGGTCTTCGAACTGGCTGATCTGGTAGCCCTTGGGCAAGTCCGGATAAAAATAGTTTTTGCGAGCGAAGATCGAGGCCGGCGCGATTTTCGCGCCCACGGCCAGGCCGAAGCGGATGGCGCGATCGACGGCCTGCTTGTTCATGACCGGCAGCACGCCCGGCAGCGCCAGGTCCACGGGGCTGGCCTGGGTGTTGGGGGCCGCGCCGAACGTGGTCGGCGAGCCGCTGAAGATTTTTGATGCGGTGGTGAGCTGCACGTGGTTCTCAACACCGATGACGACTTCCCATTCCATATTGTTCTCGCTTATGTTCTTTAGATACCGCTCGGTGCGCGGGTGTGCCAGTCGGTCGCCTGCTGGTAGGCGTGGGCGACGTTGAGCAGCTTGGCTTCGCCGAAATGCTGGCCGATGATTTGCAGGCCCACCGGGCGGTTGGCGTTCTTCTCGCCCTGGCCGAAACCGACCGGGATCGACATGCCGGGCAAACCGGCCAAGCTGGTGGACAAGGTAAAGATGTCGGCCAGGTAGGCGGCGACCGGGTCGTCGGACTTGTCGCCCAGGTCCCAGGCCACGGTCGGGGCCACCGGTCCCATGATGACGTCGCACACGGCGTCGGGGCCGTTCAGTACCGCTTCGAAGTCCTGCGCGATCAGGCGCCGGATCTTTTGCGCCTTGAGGTAGTAGGCGTCGTAGTAGCCGTGGCACAGCACGTAGGTGCCGACCATGATGCGGCGTTTGACTTCGGCGCCGAAACCTTCGGCGCGGGTTTTGCGGTACATGTCGCCCAGGTCCTTGTAGCCATCGGCGCGGTGGCCGAAGCGCACGCCGTCAAAACGCGACAGGTTCGATGACGCTTCGGCCGGGGCGATCATGTAGTAGGCCGGAATCGACAGCGCCGTGTTGGGCAGCGAAATATCGACCAGGGTGGCGCCCAGTTCCACGTACTTGGCCAGCGCGGCGCGCACAGCGTCTTCCACGTCCTTGGCCAGACCTGCGCCGAAGTACTCTTTCGGCACGCCGATGCGCAGGCCGGTCAACGGCTGGCCCAGCTCGCGCGTGAAGTCTTCGTCGATGCCGCCCAGTTCGGGCGTCAGGCTGGTGGAATCGCGTTCGTCGAAACCGGCCATGGCGTTGAGCAGCAGGGCGCAGTCTTCAGCGGTTTGCGCCATCGGGCCGCCCTGGTCCAGCGACGAGGCAAACGCGATCATGCCAAAGCGCGACACGCGGCCATAGGTCGGCTTGATGCCGGTGATGCCGCAGAACGCGGCCGGCTGGCGGATCGAGCCGCCGGTGTCGGTGCCGGTCACGCCTGGCGCCAGGCGCGCGGCCACGGCAGCGGCCGAACCGCCGGACGAGCCGCCCGGTACCGCGGTCTTGTCCCAAGGATTCTTGACGGCGCCAAAGGCCGAGTTTTCATTGGCCGAGCCCATGGCGAATTCGTCGCAATTGAGTTTGCCCAGCGTGACCATGCCGGCGGCGCGGAACTTTTCCACGACGGTGGCGTCGAACGGGCTCACATAGTTGGCCAGCATCTTCGAGCCGGCGGTGGAGCGCCAGTCGCGGGTGACGAAAATATCCTTGTGGGCGATCGGTACGCCGGTGAGCGGCGTGGCGGTGCCATTGGCGATACGTTCGTCGGCCTCGGCGGCCTGGGCCAGGGTGAGGGCGCGGTCCACGTGCAGGAAGGCATTCAGGTCGCTTTGCTCGATACGGTCGAGGAAATGCGTGGCCAGCTCGGTGGCGGTGATGGCTTTGCTTTGCAGCAACGCGGACAGCTCTTTGATAGTTTTGGTGTGCATGGCGTTCAATTCAGAATTCGTGGTGCCTTGGTTGTCAGTCGTACAGGTACCGATGACCGTTTTGTTACCCGCCGCTCCGTCATTCCCGCGCACGCGGGAATCCATGGAACGCTGGCATGGCAAACTCGGTATGGATTCCCGCTTTTGCGGCGGTCCGCCGAAGCGGAATGATGGCTTATCGGTCGCGGGCGGCGGACGCGTTACTCAATCACCTTCGGCACCAGGTACAACCCATCCTGGGTCTTCGGCGCCACGGCCTGGTAGTCGTCACGGCGGTTGGCTTCGGTAGCGACGTCTTCACGCAGGCGCAGGGCGATATTATTCATGTGGGCGGCCAGCGGGTGGCTCAGCGGGGCCACACCGTCGGTATCGACTGCCTGCATCTGCCCGGCCAGCGCGAAAATGCCGTTCAGTTGGTCGAGAGCGGTGGCGCTCTGCGCGTCGCTCATCTCCAGTTGTGCCAGCTTGGCAATACGTGTTACGTCGGATAGGGTCAGGGACATGGCGTAGGGCGCGGGGGAAGCCGCGCAAATGTTTAAATTGTTACAATGATAAAAACTTGAAATTCCGCTAAATCGCCGGTAAAAGCCGACGATTGCCGCTTATCTTGCGGACTCGACTGATACACTTTCGGGCCGATTTTCGGTAAATCGCATTCAAATTATAAGGTAGAATGGCGGGTTGATGCGTTGCCGGCGCTGAATCATTGCTGCTGCAGCATTTAAGAATCTCGAAAAAACTGTTGCGCAGGTTTTTCAAGCTTCCCTTCACGGATTTCCTTATAACGGTTACGCGCACGTCAGTGGCGCCACAGGACACACATGTTTGGTTTTTTACGCAGGTATATTTCCACCGATCTGGCCATCGACTTGGGCACGGCCAACACTCTGATCTACGTACGCGGCCAGGGCATCGTCCTGGATGAACCGTCGGTCGTTGCGATCCGCCAAGAGGGCGGCCCGAACGGCAAGAAGACGATCCAGGCAGTCGGCAAGGAAGCAAAGCAGATGCTGGGCAAGGTTCCCGGCAATATCGAGGCGATCCGCCCGATGAAAGACGGCGTGATCGCCGACTTCACCGTCACCGAGCAAATGCTCAAGCAGTTCATCCGCATGGTGCACGACTCCAAGTTCTTCCGTCCGTCGCCACGCATCATCATTTGCGTGCCGTGCGGTTCCACCCAGGTGGAACGCCGCGCGATCCGCGAATCGGCGCTGGGCGCGGGCGCTTCGCAAGTGTACCTGATCGAGGAACCGATGGCAGCGGCCATCGGCGCCGGCCTGCCAGTGTCGGATGCCACCGGTTCGATGGTGGTCGATATCGGCGGCGGCACCACCGAGGTGGGCATCATCTCGCTGGGCGGCATGGTCTATAAAGGCTCCGTGCGCGTCGGTGGCGACAAGTTCGATGAAGCGATCGTCAACTACATCCGCCGCAACTACGGCATGCTGATCGGCGAGCAGACCGCCGAGGCGATCAAGAAGGCCATCGGTTCGGCCTTCCCGGGTTCGGAAGTGAAGGAAATGGAAGTCAAGGGCCGCAACCTGTCCGAAGGCATTCCACGTTCGTTCACCATTTCGTCGAACGAAATCCTCGAAGCGCTGACCGACCCGCTCAACAACATCGTCTCGGCCGTGAAAAACGCGCTGGAACAGACCCCGCCCGAACTGGGCGCCGACATCGCCGAAAAAGGCATGATGCTGACCGGCGGCGCGCTGCTGCGCGACCTCGACCGCCTGCTGATGGAAGAAACCGGCCTGCCGGTGCTGGTGGCCGAAGATCCGCTCACCTGCGTGGTGCGCGGCTCGGGCATGGCGCTCGAGCGCATGGACCAGCTGGGATCGATCTTCTCCTACGAGTGATCCGATAGATAAAACCGGGGCCGCTAAGCGGCCCCGGTTCATTGGGTGAGTTGACAGTCTGGTTGGCGCGGGAGCGCCGGATTATTGAAAGTCATGGAATACAGTCCTCCGCCACTTTTCAAGCAAGGCGCTTCGGCGCGGGTCAAGATGACGGTGTTCGCCTGCATATCGATCGTGCTGCTGCTGGTCGATTCGCAGATGCGCACCCTGGGCACGGTGCGCCAGGTCGTCGGCACCGTGCTGCACCCGCTGCAAATGGTGGCACTGCTGCCGCGCGACGCCATCTATGGCGCCGGCGATTATTTCTCCTCGCTCGCGGAGATGAAAAAACAGGTCGATGAACTCAAGCGCCAGCAGATCGCCGATGCCCAGGCGCTGCAGCAGGCGCAGTTGCGCACGGCCGAAAACAACCAGTTGCGCCGCCTGATGGGCGCGCGCGAGCAGGTACCCACCAAGTCGATGCTGGCCGAAGTGCTGTACGACGCGCGCGACGCCAGCAGCCGCAAGATCATCCTCAACCGGGGCAGCAACAGCGATGTCTCGCTGGGACTGCCCGTGATTGACAACCAGGGCGTGGTGGGGCAGGTCACGCGCGTGTTCCCGTTCACGTCGGAAGTCACGCTGCTCACCGACAAGGACCAGGCCATTCCCGTGCAACTGCTGCGCAACGGCTTGCGCAGCGTGGCCTATGGCCGCGGCAAGATCGGCTCACTGGAACTGCGCTTCACTGCGCCCAACGCCGATATCAAGGTCGGCGACATCGTCGTCACGTCCGGCCTCGATGGCATATACCCGGCCGGCCTGGCCGTGGCCCGCGTGACGCAGGTGGACAGCAATGCCAACGGCGCTTTTGGCGGCGTGATCTGCCAGCC
This is a stretch of genomic DNA from Duganella zoogloeoides. It encodes these proteins:
- the gatB gene encoding Asp-tRNA(Asn)/Glu-tRNA(Gln) amidotransferase subunit GatB gives rise to the protein MSENNMEWEVVIGVENHVQLTTASKIFSGSPTTFGAAPNTQASPVDLALPGVLPVMNKQAVDRAIRFGLAVGAKIAPASIFARKNYFYPDLPKGYQISQFEDPVVIGGAVTFGYEKDGQFVTRTVNLTRAHLEEDAGKSLHEDYAGMSGIDLNRAGTPLLEIVSEPEIRSAAEAVAYCKALHSLVMWLGVCDGNMQEGSFRCDINVSVRPKGQLEFGTRCEIKNLNSFRFIEEAVHVEVRRQIELIEDGGKVVQATRLYDPDRKETREMRSKEDAQDYRYFPDPDLPPLVISNTWIEQVKAAMPELPDAMRARFISDYALPEYDALVLTASKAMATYFVAVVDAAGKDNAKAAANWLMGDVSSTVNREGVDIGDAPVKPAQLALMLKRIADGTINNKTAKELFGDMWAAKSDDDNLVDALIESKGLKQISDTGALEAIVDEVLAANAKSVEQYRAGKEAAINALIGQAMKASRGKANPAQLTELLKAKLAG
- the gatA gene encoding Asp-tRNA(Asn)/Glu-tRNA(Gln) amidotransferase subunit GatA codes for the protein MHTKTIKELSALLQSKAITATELATHFLDRIEQSDLNAFLHVDRALTLAQAAEADERIANGTATPLTGVPIAHKDIFVTRDWRSTAGSKMLANYVSPFDATVVEKFRAAGMVTLGKLNCDEFAMGSANENSAFGAVKNPWDKTAVPGGSSGGSAAAVAARLAPGVTGTDTGGSIRQPAAFCGITGIKPTYGRVSRFGMIAFASSLDQGGPMAQTAEDCALLLNAMAGFDERDSTSLTPELGGIDEDFTRELGQPLTGLRIGVPKEYFGAGLAKDVEDAVRAALAKYVELGATLVDISLPNTALSIPAYYMIAPAEASSNLSRFDGVRFGHRADGYKDLGDMYRKTRAEGFGAEVKRRIMVGTYVLCHGYYDAYYLKAQKIRRLIAQDFEAVLNGPDAVCDVIMGPVAPTVAWDLGDKSDDPVAAYLADIFTLSTSLAGLPGMSIPVGFGQGEKNANRPVGLQIIGQHFGEAKLLNVAHAYQQATDWHTRAPSGI
- the gatC gene encoding Asp-tRNA(Asn)/Glu-tRNA(Gln) amidotransferase subunit GatC — translated: MSLTLSDVTRIAKLAQLEMSDAQSATALDQLNGIFALAGQMQAVDTDGVAPLSHPLAAHMNNIALRLREDVATEANRRDDYQAVAPKTQDGLYLVPKVIE
- a CDS encoding rod shape-determining protein, which produces MFGFLRRYISTDLAIDLGTANTLIYVRGQGIVLDEPSVVAIRQEGGPNGKKTIQAVGKEAKQMLGKVPGNIEAIRPMKDGVIADFTVTEQMLKQFIRMVHDSKFFRPSPRIIICVPCGSTQVERRAIRESALGAGASQVYLIEEPMAAAIGAGLPVSDATGSMVVDIGGGTTEVGIISLGGMVYKGSVRVGGDKFDEAIVNYIRRNYGMLIGEQTAEAIKKAIGSAFPGSEVKEMEVKGRNLSEGIPRSFTISSNEILEALTDPLNNIVSAVKNALEQTPPELGADIAEKGMMLTGGALLRDLDRLLMEETGLPVLVAEDPLTCVVRGSGMALERMDQLGSIFSYE
- the mreC gene encoding rod shape-determining protein MreC, with the translated sequence MEYSPPPLFKQGASARVKMTVFACISIVLLLVDSQMRTLGTVRQVVGTVLHPLQMVALLPRDAIYGAGDYFSSLAEMKKQVDELKRQQIADAQALQQAQLRTAENNQLRRLMGAREQVPTKSMLAEVLYDARDASSRKIILNRGSNSDVSLGLPVIDNQGVVGQVTRVFPFTSEVTLLTDKDQAIPVQLLRNGLRSVAYGRGKIGSLELRFTAPNADIKVGDIVVTSGLDGIYPAGLAVARVTQVDSNANGAFGGVICQPLAGIQNNRQLLILMSPPEIAPRPPDEEPRVPRKGNNRMAPIKDPVKEEAPAAGAAPAAGTAAATGSDLIPKAPAATPPAAAPATGAPTAATPVATPAGGTPTAATPATRVPAIGTPTAATPTTRAPATGAPAAGTPAVTPPAARTPATVPANRAPATGAPAAGAPAATPTKEPAR